Proteins co-encoded in one Metabacillus sp. KUDC1714 genomic window:
- a CDS encoding ABC transporter substrate-binding protein, with the protein MKKALTLFLVTVLFASLLAGCKAPGSGSSSEASGGDGKKVELKVFIGQPRFKEQYETYIDQFVKKQKEENGIDVTVKLELPSVNEADQLLKTRLASGDSPDVFGLHAVNDIPVYDKAGYLEDLSEEPFAEKLYDTVSPAVTKDGKVLAVPLETLQWGFIFNKDIFEENGIEIPKTITEMKAVIKTLEDKGITPFIRAYKDSYIPQLFLPLTVGALESTTNKGFVDSMNADKGSFADLKDMFEIIDLVDAHGTDRPFEVGQDQGAAAFASGEAAMWVQGPWMAESMLATNEKFNFGVAALPINDDPNATLIDLSTSTSLAVSKVSNVKDVAKDFVNYILDEQDSSAFYESLGFNPISDVHTFEPYPWLEDSMKYVEEGKVYQDPIIPAAVKSASEKLLQSYYAGDASKEEVIEGLDRAWQEYNKINK; encoded by the coding sequence ATGAAAAAAGCGCTTACATTATTTTTAGTTACTGTTTTATTCGCAAGTCTACTAGCAGGTTGTAAAGCACCGGGGAGCGGTTCTTCGAGTGAAGCAAGTGGGGGAGATGGAAAAAAAGTAGAATTAAAAGTATTTATTGGACAGCCTCGTTTTAAAGAACAATATGAAACATACATTGATCAGTTTGTAAAAAAACAAAAAGAAGAAAATGGAATAGATGTCACAGTTAAGCTTGAATTACCAAGTGTTAACGAGGCAGATCAATTATTGAAAACACGACTTGCCTCTGGTGACAGTCCGGATGTATTTGGTCTTCATGCAGTCAATGATATTCCAGTATATGATAAAGCAGGTTACTTAGAGGATTTATCAGAAGAACCATTTGCAGAAAAGCTATATGACACTGTTTCTCCTGCAGTCACAAAAGATGGTAAAGTTCTTGCAGTGCCTTTGGAAACACTACAATGGGGATTTATTTTCAATAAAGATATTTTTGAAGAAAATGGTATTGAGATACCAAAGACAATCACAGAAATGAAAGCGGTTATAAAAACTCTTGAGGACAAAGGAATAACGCCATTTATTCGTGCTTATAAAGATTCATACATTCCACAGCTGTTCCTTCCATTAACAGTAGGTGCCCTTGAAAGTACAACAAACAAAGGGTTTGTTGACAGTATGAATGCAGATAAAGGATCATTTGCTGACTTGAAAGACATGTTTGAGATTATTGATCTTGTCGATGCTCATGGAACGGACAGACCATTTGAAGTAGGCCAGGATCAGGGTGCAGCAGCTTTCGCAAGTGGTGAAGCAGCAATGTGGGTTCAAGGACCATGGATGGCAGAATCAATGTTAGCGACAAATGAAAAATTTAACTTTGGTGTCGCTGCATTACCGATTAACGACGATCCGAACGCAACGCTTATCGATTTAAGTACGTCTACATCTCTAGCAGTTTCAAAAGTAAGTAACGTTAAAGACGTAGCAAAGGATTTTGTGAATTACATTCTAGATGAACAAGATTCGAGTGCTTTCTATGAAAGTTTAGGATTTAATCCAATTTCAGATGTTCATACATTTGAACCATATCCGTGGTTGGAAGATTCAATGAAATATGTTGAAGAAGGTAAAGTATATCAGGATCCAATAATTCCAGCAGCCGTTAAATCTGCTTCTGAAAAATTGCTTCAAAGCTACTATGCTGGCGATGCCTCTAAAGAGGAAGTTATTGAAGGATTGGATCGCGCGTGGCAGGAATATAACAAAATAAACAAATAA
- a CDS encoding carbohydrate ABC transporter permease: MQVQELNVPIKEVTTKKKKLKTKSGHLSLILFVLPAFIFYLVFLLIPTIGAGVYSFTDWNGLNPTFNFVGFSNYIEAFKDDPAFRHSFWFTLRYTIFIFVIQNVAALLLALLIESRMKSKGFFRTIFFMPNMISLIISSLMFSFIFTNVFPELSKQALFSILDQSWIGDAKVSFYSILIVSLWQGIGYMMVIYMAALQGVPKQLKEASMIDGANVFQRLKHVVIPMIMHAITICSFLTLNGAFKVFDVVYALTQGGPGTSTQVMALNIYEEAFSNNFRFGYANAKAMILFLVVLIITLIQVSILKRKEVEA, from the coding sequence ATGCAAGTACAAGAATTGAATGTACCTATTAAAGAAGTGACAACTAAAAAGAAAAAGTTAAAAACAAAGAGCGGTCACCTAAGTTTAATTTTATTTGTTTTACCTGCCTTCATTTTTTATCTAGTCTTTCTTTTAATACCGACTATTGGTGCTGGAGTATATAGCTTTACGGATTGGAACGGATTAAATCCAACGTTTAATTTTGTGGGGTTTAGTAATTATATTGAAGCCTTTAAAGATGATCCCGCATTTAGACATTCATTTTGGTTTACGTTACGGTATACTATTTTCATTTTTGTCATTCAAAATGTTGCTGCACTGTTATTAGCCTTATTAATTGAATCAAGAATGAAATCAAAGGGATTTTTTAGAACGATTTTCTTTATGCCAAATATGATTAGCTTAATTATCAGTTCATTAATGTTCTCATTTATTTTTACAAATGTGTTTCCTGAGCTTTCGAAGCAGGCACTATTTTCTATACTTGACCAATCATGGATTGGGGATGCAAAAGTATCCTTTTACTCGATTCTAATTGTATCACTTTGGCAAGGTATTGGATACATGATGGTCATATACATGGCTGCATTACAAGGTGTTCCAAAACAATTGAAAGAAGCATCAATGATCGATGGTGCCAATGTGTTCCAGAGATTGAAACATGTTGTTATTCCAATGATTATGCATGCGATTACAATATGTTCGTTCTTAACATTAAACGGAGCGTTTAAAGTTTTTGATGTTGTATATGCCCTAACACAAGGTGGTCCTGGTACCTCAACACAAGTAATGGCACTGAATATTTATGAAGAAGCCTTTTCAAATAACTTCCGTTTCGGCTATGCCAATGCCAAAGCAATGATTTTGTTCCTCGTTGTATTAATTATTACTCTTATACAAGTGAGTATCTTAAAGCGCAAGGAGGTTGAAGCATGA